The window GAACCGCGGTCGTCCCGCTATCTCGGTTCGCGAATTCGACCTCGACGCGGTCGAACGTCGTCGAGTCCGCCGTCGTCACCTCGTATGAGACGTCGTACTGAACCGTGTTCCACGCGGTATCGTCCGTGATCGACCACGCGATTCCGTCGGAACCGCCGTCACCGCCACCGCCGCCGCCGGATTCCGATCGCGACACCTCGAGCGCGAGCCGATCTCCAGTGCCGCCGCTCGCCGTATAGGCCGTGACCGTCGTCCCGTCGCTCGGGACGGCATCGGGGTCGAACTCGAGGATCGTTCGGTTCCGTCCGCTCGCGTTCGTTCGGCCGCGTTCGTCGAACGACGCGACGACGTCGTCGGGATCGGTGATCGCGTACGAGACCCCCGCCCGTTCGACGGGAGCACCCGTGACGTCGTCCGTCGCCCGCATCGTGAGCGATTCGCTCGTCGAACCCGGCCCGACCGTCACTGACCGGGTCGTCTCGTCCCACTCGGTCAGGTACGCCGCTCGGTCGCTGCCGGTCCCGTCGCCGCCGTCCCCGCCGTCGGCCCGCCGGATATCGAACGTCGACCCGCTCGCGTCGTACTCGCCGACGCCGACTCGAGCGATCCGCAGCGACACCGTGTCCTCGCGGAACTCGATCGTCAGCGCGTCGGCGCCGCGATCGTAGCCGACGACGCGGACGCCCGTCTCGCCGACGTCGAATCCGGACCTGCTCCCGCTGGCCGACGCCGAGCCGAGCGTCTCGTTCCACCGCTCCGGGTGGTCGGTCGGAATCGAGACGGTAATGTTCCCGCCGTCGGCCGCGAGTTCGATCGGGTCCGACGGCCCGCTGATCGTTTCGGCGTCGACCGTCACCGCTCCCGACGTCGACTCGGAGAGGTCGCCCTCGAGCAGCGCGACCGTCAGCGTATCGTTGGAAACGAGACGCTGCTCGACGCCCCGCAGCGGCACCGATCGCTCGCCGAAATCGTTGAACGCCAGCGAGTGCTCGAGTCTCGTCGTCGGCGCGTTCTCGTACTCGTTGTAGTCCGGTTCGTAGGCGATCGTCGTCGTGTTGTGGGTCGCGACGATCTCCGAGTCGTCGACGGGTTCGCTGCTCCCGTCCCCTGTCGTCCGATAGTAATCCCCTTCCAGCGACGCGTTCGCGATGCTGAACGGCCGCTCACCCGTCGTCTCGAGCGTTCCCTGGGGATCGGACGGATTGACCGTCATCGTGCGGGTGGGATACTGCGCGCCCAGCGAGATCGACGTCGCGCGGAACCCGTCGGCCGAACCGACGTTTCGAATCGCGTTCCGGAGCTCCTGTAGTTCGTTCTGGACCTGCTGGCTGTGGTCGAACTCGATCGCTTCGTTCTCCGCGGGGACGACGTTGAGCTGGTAGAGCGCGAGCGCCGAAAACAGAATCGCGAGCAGTAAGATCGCGCCGATCTGGACCGTCACAGCGCGGTCGTACCCGTACCCGTCCTCGCCTCCGATCCCGTCCCCACGACGCATTATCGAACACGATAGTCGTAACTACGTATACGCTTGTTGGCTCCAGAGTGAGAATATCGACCGCCGAACGCGCGGAATTACTCGTCGTCCTCCTCGACGACCTCCGGATCGCTCATCGCGCTCTGGAGGCTGTCGAGGCCGTTGATCCACTCCGTTACTAGGCCGTACTCGAGGCCCTCGGCGACCTCCATGTCGAGCTCCTCGCCGTCGATGATGAGCGTCCCGGCCTGGGCGGCGTAGCCGAGCGCCGCATCGAGATCCTCTTCGGCTTCGGCGTCGGCCGCAGCCCCGAGGTAGTCGCCGACGCTGCCGTCTTCGGCCGGGCCGTTGGCGATGTACTCCTCGGCCGCGAAGAAGACGCAGACGAGACTGGTCTGGACGCCGTCGACGAGAATGAGTTTCTCCTCGTCCTCGATGTCGACCTCGCCGAGGACGATCTCGCGGACGTCCTCGATTTCGCCGAGCGCTTCCTCCTGCTCGAGGTCCCCGTCGTCGTAGGCGGAGACGATCTTGGCGACCGCGATCGCCGTGTCGTCCTGCAAATTCAGTAGCAACCGAGCCGACGACTCGTCTTCCGGATCGATGTCTTCGTCCTTGATGCGATCGATCCAGTTCTGCCAGCGTTCCTCCGAGTAGAACTCGGTCGGGGGATTGCTCATACAGACACCTACACCGGCCGCTTGAAATGCCTTTCTCTACACTCACCGCTCTCGGTGACTATCAGCAGTTCCGACGAGTAACGATTGCTTACCGGAATCCGTCCGTCCGGACTCGAGCGCGCCCCTACACCTCTCTTTCGGCGCTGGGGAAACGGCCCTACGATTCGCGCTCGAGCGTCGCTTCCGTGTCGATCCCGTAGACGAGTTCGGGCGTCTCGACGTGGGCGGTGCGGACGGCCTCGTCGTACCCCTCCTCGAGCATCCAGCGGACCCGTCGCGGCACGGTCTTGGGTCCGAGCACGGCGCCCGGCCGGTCGGGATCGTCGACGTAGTCGGTCTCCATCAGGAACGGCTCGCCGCGCCGGGCGGCTCGCTCTAAGCGGTCCTTCTCGCTCATCACGCTCGGAATCGGGCCCTCGACGCGGCCGGCGGCGTAGTGTTTGACGACTTGGTGGCGCTCCATGCCGGCGTCTTCGGCCCACTCCGCGACGGTAGTCATCTCCTCGCTGGCCTCCGTATGGAGTTGGACGGCGCAGTCGAGGTCGCCGCCGAGTTCGAATGCGTGGCGCATGACCTCGTTGGATGCTTCCCAGACGGCGTCGGAGACGTCGTAGTGGGGCCGGCCCGACTTCAGCGCCAGCGCCTCGCCGTCGGCGACGTACGCCGCGGCGACGTCGAGGCCGGCCTGC is drawn from Halopiger aswanensis and contains these coding sequences:
- a CDS encoding DUF2150 family protein, coding for MSNPPTEFYSEERWQNWIDRIKDEDIDPEDESSARLLLNLQDDTAIAVAKIVSAYDDGDLEQEEALGEIEDVREIVLGEVDIEDEEKLILVDGVQTSLVCVFFAAEEYIANGPAEDGSVGDYLGAAADAEAEEDLDAALGYAAQAGTLIIDGEELDMEVAEGLEYGLVTEWINGLDSLQSAMSDPEVVEEDDE
- a CDS encoding TatD family hydrolase codes for the protein MLDEETPVLDNHLHLDPDNHRGIDAVKDFARLGGTHLLVVNKPSWHLGVEAETGEDFRSVFERTIEIVEEATQELEGRAWPVLGVHPGLISRLVDDRGFEPEEARDLMQAGLDVAAAYVADGEALALKSGRPHYDVSDAVWEASNEVMRHAFELGGDLDCAVQLHTEASEEMTTVAEWAEDAGMERHQVVKHYAAGRVEGPIPSVMSEKDRLERAARRGEPFLMETDYVDDPDRPGAVLGPKTVPRRVRWMLEEGYDEAVRTAHVETPELVYGIDTEATLERES